In the Betaproteobacteria bacterium genome, CCGTCTGCAACCAGCATCACCCATGGCGCCACGCCGGCGGCATCACGAATCGCCTCCGGCGCCAGAGACAGTGCATTGGCAATTCGCGCGACTTCGATATCGACCGACACCGTCATATCCTGCCGCAGGTAGTCCGGCGGCGCAGGCACGTTGAGTTTTACCGCCACCGAACCGCGCGTCGCATCGACACCGGGATTGATGTAGACGAGTTCGACCGGAAAACGTTTGCCCGGATAGGCATCGGCCGAGCCAATTGCACGCTGCCCGAGCGACAGGTAACGCAGGTTCTTTTCGTCGATTTGTACGATCAGCTGTGTCGGTCCGGCCGGGGACAGTACCATTAGAACTTTGCCGGGCTGGACAACATCGCCTCGCTCAACATTGCGCGAAATAAGCGTTCCGCCGATAGGAGCCTTGATGAGCGTGTGACCGAGCTTCGCCTGCGCAGCGGCAAGCGTCGCGCGTGCCTGCTGCAGGTTTGTCTGGGCAATCGCGTAATCGGTGCCGGCAGGTCGATTCGACTTCACCTGAAGTTGCGCGGTTTCCACCTGGCTTTGTGCGACCTGCAAATTACGTTCTGCATCGTCGAGTTGCGATTTTCCGATGAAGCCTTTCCCCGCCAGGTCTTTGGTCCGCTCATATTGTTTCTGCGTATTGGCGAGCGTCGCCTTTGCCTGTGCGAGCGTCTGTTCGGCAATCGGCGTGGTCAGTTCGCGTATCTGCCGCAGGCGGGCGGCGGCCTGATTGACGGCGGCCTTCGCCTGATCAACCGCTGCGGCTTCGTCACTGTTTTCAAGCAGGATCAGCGATTGGCCGGCCCTCACCACTTGGCCTTCGGCCACCGGTACGCCAGTCACCTCACCGGTGATCTGGCTACCGATGTCGATCCGTGATGGGCTCTCCACGTGACCACTTGCAACCACCGTTTGAGTGAGTTCGCTGCGCAGTACCGGAAATGCCGGCAGGCTGGGACCCAGTATTTTCGGTATCAGCCAATAGCCTGCTGCTGCCAGCAACACTATCGCGCCAAGCGCCGGCCAGCGCCATTGGACAAGCTTCAACCGGAATTCATTGGAGTTCATCGTGTACTACTCCTTCTTTGTCCGATGACCCATTCACGTTCCACTGGGACAATTCCGGAAAACTCGCGGAATGCGCAATCCGCCGATGTGCGGAAAGCGCATCAGCCAAAATTATTGGCCCCTGAATGAAATAGTACGGCCACGCGAAGTGGGCGAGTTTGATGCGCATCAAAATGACCGGCAATCGACCAAAACTTATCTTGTGCGCATCAGAACAGCAAACGCCAAATCAAACTTGCAATGATCGCGATTGCCGCGCGCCTACCAGCGGGCATGACGGATGCACAGACCGGACAGTTGCCGGGACTTGACGGACGGGCTAGAACGCCTGACGAACAATTGCCCGGCTTGAAGTCACGCCATTGAGCGTGTAATTCATGGTGCCGGCGCTCGCGCCGCTGAAGGCGAAGGTGATTGAACCCACCGAGCTCGCCGCATTGGTGCCATTCCAAATGGCAGTAAGGGGTTCTCCTCCGGTCACCTGGTACAAGGCACCCGAGCAACCGGCGCCCGAGACCGGGCAATTCGGTACGACGTACCAGACCGGCTTGCCGGTCGCGTCGTAGACATACCAGGCGGCGAAGATGATGCCGTACTGCTGGGTCAGCGATATGCCCCAGCCGTCTTCGCCCGGATTCCACCACAGGTCGGTGTAGTCGATGGCCGGCGCGGTTGTGCCGGTTGCCAGCGGCTGCAAGGTGATGGACTTCGATCCGGCGACATTGTTGATGGTGAAATTGAAGTTACCCGCGGTGGCGCTGGCAAACGTCAATGTACCCGTTCCCACCTGCGCCACCGCCTTGCCTGCGGCGCTCCATGCCACTGCGGGCGAGGTGCCTCCGGTCACCTGGTAGATGGCGCCGCTGCAAGTGCCGTTGGTGACCGGACAATTGGGAATCACGTACCAGGTAGGCTGGCCGGCGGCATCGTAGGTGTATAGGGCCGCGAAAATGATATTGCCATGCTGTGTGACACTCATCCCCCAGCCGGATTCGTTGGCGTTCCACCACAGGCCTTGGTAGCTATTGGGCACTGCCGTTGCGGTGCTGACAAAGACGAGATTCTTCTTTTCGATCGTGTTGTTTGTGACTGTGCCGACAATCGGCATGGAGTCGAACGGGCTGCCGGCATTGGCAAGCGGCAGCAGTGCGATCGCATCGGCGACAGCCATGCTGCCAGGTGTCACCTGACCAAAAACGGTGAACCCGCCGTTCTGTGCATCGAGATTCGCGGCGTTATCGCCCAGATTGATGAACCATTGCGAAGTTGCGCTGTTTGGATCGCTGCCCAGCTTGGCCATCGCGATCGTTCCCCGCACATTGGATCGGCCGGCGCTGAACTCATTGGCGACTGGTGCGTTCTCCCGCACGCCGACAACCGTCGCGCTTGCGTCATCCCAGACAAATCCCCCGCCCTGGATGACGAAACCGGGCACGCTGCGATGGATGATGGAGTTCCGGTATGCACCGCTGTTCACATACGTCAGGAAGTTCGCTACCGTGCGCGGGGCGGCGGTGTCATACAAAAGGATATCAATGGCGCCCAGCGACGTCTGCATTCTCACCGTCGTGGCTTCGCCGACGGCCGGCAAGGCAAGGATGAAGATCATTGCCAGAATGCGAAAGGTTTTTCGTTTGAGCTGATTCAAAGACATTTTTCCCTCGATAGATCTGCTTGCGTAAGGTCCGGCGATGCGGTATGCCGGGTGGCGCACATTGTATTACGGCAGCCGCACTGCGCGGCGGATTGATGGTCTGTTGGTCTACGAATGGCCGGTTCGCTCGATGGTAGTGACGAGGGTGGCAACGCCATTCGACCGCGAGTTGAAGACCCGCAGGTCTTCAGCGTGATGAAGCAGGCAGCGGAAAAGGTGCCGGAAATGGCGCCAGGGCAGGCGCGAGCGGGGCAGGCTTCGGCGAAAGCGCACCGGCTACATGTCCGAAATCAAATCCTGCCACAGCTTGCGCCGCCGCCGACCCCAACTTGCCATATAGCTCAAGAATGTTGGCCTTGTCGTTCGGGTAAACGCGGTTCGACAGAAATACGAAAAAAGTCTTTGAGAAAGGATCAATCCACAGGATGCAACCGGTGAATCCGGTATGCCCATAGCTGCCGATTGGAAACACGCTGCCGCGCGGTCGGGAGTAAGGCGAATCGATGTCCCAACCCGCGCTGCGGCGCCACTCGCTGCCCGATGGTGATTGCACACTGCTCATCAGGCGAACACTCTCACGACTCAGTACCCGCACGCCATCAAGTTCGCCTTCGTTCAGCATCATTCTGGCAAAGCGCGCGAGATCGGACGCCGTGGTGAATACGCCGGCGGATCCGCCCACGCCACCCAAGAATCGCACAGTGGGATCGTGCACCACGCCTTGCAGGACCTGGCCATCATGCAAATCGCGATGCAACGACTGTGCGAGCGGGTCGGCCATTCGTTGCGTGGGTGCGATGCGCGCCGTGGCCATTCTTTCCAATGGCAAATAACCCGTGTCGCGCATGCGCAACGGACCATAAAGGCGTTTTGCGGCGAATTCGTTTAGCGGCAGGCCACTCACGCGCTGCACCAACATGCCCAGCAGGGTGAAATTAATGTCCGAATAGCGGAACAGGCTGCCGGGAGGATGCGTGACAGCCTGCGAACACGCCAGATTGAATGCGGCCATTTCGCCCCGCCATGACGGTATGGCCGGCAGACCCGCTGCGAGGCCCGAAGTATGAGTCAGGAGGTGACGCACGCTGATGGCGTCCTTGCCGCCACGGGAACATTCTGGGAAATACTGGATAAGCGGCGTATCGAGCGCGACTTTTCCCTCCTCGATCAGCAGCATGATGGACGGAGCGGTTGCGATCACCTTGGTCAGCGACGCCGCGTCGAAAACGGTATTCAGGTTTGTCACGTTGGCATCGGCTTCAAATGTTTGGCGGCCGAAGGCTTTCTGGTATGAGACGCCATTGCGTTCCAGCCAGAACACCGCACCGGGCATCTGGCGGCGGGCGATAAAGGATTCGACCGCAATGTCGATCTCCGCATATCGGCTGGCATCCAGCGGGGAAGGCGAGGGCGTAGGCAAGTGAGTACATCCTGTCAGCAGGTTAATCGCAAACAGAACAGCGGTTGTGGCGCGCGTGCTGGCGCGCATTCCGGACATTAAAGAAAAATGGGGAAACATCACCGGATAATAAGGCAAGCCACGCCCGAATACCGCCGATCAGAATCCGGATCCAGGTTGCTTCAGGAATTCGCTTTCCTCCGCAGTGCTCCTGCGTGACAACGCTTCATTGCGGTGGGGGAAACGTCCGAATCGGCGAATGATGACAAGGTGTTTTTCAGCCCACACATGCAAGTCCCGGGTCTCGCGAAATCCGGACAGCTCTTTCATCAGCCGCAGGCAAAGTTCCTGGTCGGGCAAGTGTTCGCTGTGCTCAAACGGTAGATAGATAAACAATCGCTCGACCGGTCGCAGTGTGCGGTCATATTCCTTTGCCAGTGCGTAGCGGGCGGCCTTGCGGGCCATCGCGTCAGCTTCAAAGGCGCGGCGTGTGCCGCGGAACATGTTGCGCGGGAATTGATCGAGCGTGACGATCAGGGCGAGACACGCGAGCGGTTGGTCTTTCCAGTGGGGAAACTCACCCGCCACCGCCTGCTCGTAGACGGCCAGAAAACGCGTACGAATTTCCTCGTCGAACGCGGCGTCTTTCTTGAACCATTGTTCGCGACTCTGACCGCGAATTCTGCCGTCACCAAACCAGAAAGTGAGAATATCCTGTGCAACGGCGTCCAGCGTGGGTGCGGTGATCATACCGCCATCATAAGCGACCCGGCCCGCGCAGACGCGGAATTCCTGCTTTATGATGCGGGTTCACGCCAAAACACAAGGAGCAAACATGATCGGCTACGTGACACTGGGAACAAACGACCTGGCGCGGGGTGCCAAGTTCTACGATGAGCTGCTGGCGGTCATTGGCGCCAAGCGTTTTATGGAATCAGACCGCTTCATTGCGTGGTCGGTCAGCCCGACCACGCCTAGCCTGGGCTTGATCAAGCCGTATGACGGAAAACCTGCCACGGTCGGTAATGGCGTGATGGTCGCGCTGGTGGTCGACAGCAAGGAAAAAGTCGACGCGCTTTACAAAAAGGCCATGGCCCTCGGCGCCAAGGATGAAGGCGCACCCGGTCCGCGTTTCGATGGATTCTATGCCGCGTATTTTCGCGATCTGGATGGCAACAAGCTGAATTTCTTTTTTATGGGGTGAACGCGGGGTTTCGAGGAGCAAACAGTTTTGCTCCTCGCCGCGTGAACCGGCAGCCCTCCGGGGTGCCGTGGGGCCTAGCAACACCGTGGTAACAAAAGACTTCTGAACGCCTGCACTTTCCTGTTCCCATCCTCAGCAAATTCTCAACACGCCTCGCCATGCAAGATTCCTTCGATCCCTTCAAACCCAGTGCGAGCGGCTTCTACAATCCGGCTGTCGCAAAACTTTTCTTTGAATCCTCGGGGAAGAGTGAGGAATTTGCAGCCGGCACGACGCTATTTGTCGAAAACGAAAAATCCAGCCGCCAAGGGTTGTTCACCAAGCCAATCGGCCAGGCACTCGCGACCCCGATCGACGGCGCGCTGTTCGCGAAGCCAAACATTCATCGCATGTACTTCCTGACGGACGGCGAGGTCGCTCTTACCACCAATGGCAAACCGTTGGTGACGATCTGGCCGGGCGACATATTTGGCGAAATGGCCGTGATTAGTGAGATCCCCAGCCTGTCGGTTTCGAGCGCGCGCAGCGCAACGGCAACGGCAAGCACGGACTGCCGTGCGTGGTCGCTGGATGGCAAGGAAGCCGAAGCCGGCCTCGCGAAGACACCAGAATTCGCTCTGATGCTGATGAGCGTGATGTTCGAACGCCTGCGTTTCCTCGCCACGCGCCTGGCCGCGCGCAGCGATACCAGTGGACACCGCAGCAATCGCAGCGAGCCGGTATTCGATGGCGCGATGCTTTCACAACTCGAACAGAAGCTGGAACGGGCCACCGTGGTGCGGTTCAACCAGGGCGCCAAAATCATGATTGAAGGTCGGCCGGGCACCAGCATGTACGTCGTGCTTGAGGGCGATGTCGCCGTCGCTATTGGTATACGCATCGTCGAGAAGCTGTCGGCCGGCGGTGTATTTGGTGAGATGGCACTTGTCGATCAGTCACCTCGTGTCGCCACCGCTGTCGCGCGCACCGATTGTGCGCTGCTGTCGATCAACCGCGCCGCGTTGATCGCACTGGTGCGATCGGACCCAGCCATCGGCATGGCGATGATGCGCGCTGTGGCGGCGCGAATTCGATACATGAATTCACTTTTCGTCTGAGTCCGCCAAGCTGCAAGTGCTTTCCGCAATCAATGCGGAACCGATCGACTGTAATATTCCGTGGCAATCACAATCAATCAGGGAGCTCAAATGAAACGCGTACTTATTGCAGTATTTGCCCTCATCATATCCGGCGTCCATGCCCAAGACCTCACGGGCACGCTGAAGAAAATCAAGGAAAGCAACACCATCGCACTCGGCACCCGCGATACCTCCCTGCCATTTTCGTATCTCGACGACAAGCAGCAACCGATCGGCTACTCGATTGACCTCTGCAACAAGATTGTTGACGCGATCAAGTCCGAACTGAATCTCCCCAATCTTCAGGTCAAGCTGATCCCGGTCATCTCGCAGACCCGTGTTCCGCTGGTGTCCAACGGCACCGTCGACCTTGAGTGCGGATCGACCACCAATACCTTGACGCGTCAGAAGCAGGTCGAGTTTTCGCACATCACGTTTGTCGGTGGCACGCGATTGCTGGTGAAAGCCAACTCCGGCATCAAGGAAGTGGAAGACCTGAAGGGAAAAACCATCTCGGTTTCGCAGGGCACCACCAACGAGCGCATCATCAAATCCATCAGCGAGCAGAAGCAGCTTGGCATCAAGATCCTGAATGTGAAGGATCACGGCGAAGGATTCATCGCTCTCGAGACTGGACGCGTGCAGGCAAACGTGAGTGACGACATACAGCTACTGGCGCTGGCGGCGAATGCGAAGCGTCCGCAGGATTTCGCCGTGGTCGGCCGCCAGCTATCGTATGAGCCTTTCGGCCTCATGTTCCGCCGCGGCGATGCGGATTTCAAATTGATGGTGAACAAAACGCTATCCGGCTTGTTCCGTTCCGGCGAAATCGAAAAAATCTACAACAAGTGGTTTACGCCTTTGGGTGCGCCAATCAGCGAGACGCTGCGTACTGCGTTTGCGATACAGGCGCTGCCGGAATAACCGCATAGAAAGGCGAAACCCAAGCGCTGGCGCGCCTTCTGGCGGCAAAATGCCGTGAACACCGCGCCAGTGCTTGAGTTTGCATCTGCGACTAATCGGCCATGGCCGGCTTTGCCATCCGCGCGCGTTCCGCACCATTACCTTCCGCCTCATTGACTTCCGCTTTATCGCCTTCCATCACCATCGGCCCGCTCCCCGACCAGCGATCGAGATAGAGGTAGATAACCGGCGTGATGAAGAGCGTGATGACTTGCGAAAACAGTAGTCCGCCGACCACGGCAAGACCCAATGGCTGCCGCAACTCCGCCCCGGCGCCCAGCCCGAAAGCGATCGGCATGGCGCCCATAAGTGCTGCGAGAGTCGTCATCATGATCGGCCGGAATCGCAGCAGGCACGCGGTGCGTATCGCCATTTGCGGTGACATGCCTTTGGTACGTTGTGCATCGATGGCGAAGTCGATCATCATGATGGCGTTCTTCTTGACGATGCCGATCAACATGACGATTCCGACGGTAGCGATGATCGACAGATCCATATTGAAGAACCACAGCGTGATCAGCGCACCGACCGCCGCGGAAGGCAAGCCCGCCAGAATGGTCAGCGGATGAATGTAGCTCTCGTAGAGCACCCCGAGCAGCACATAGATCACCAGCAGCGCGGAGATGATCAGCACCACCTGCCCACCTTGGGACGACTGGAAAGCGGCAGCATCGCCACCCCATGATGTGAGAATGCTCGCGGGCATTTTCAGCTGGTCGCGATACTGCAATATCTTCTTTGACGCATCGCCCAACGCCACACCCGGCGCCAGGTTGAATGACACCGTCAGCGCCTCCAGTTGCCCGGCGTGATTGATGGCGGTCGCGCCGGTTTCGCGTCGCACCGTTCCCAGCGCTGAAAGCGGAATCAGTTTGCCGCTCTTGGCGCGCACGAAAATCTTGCTGAAGGCGCTTTCGTCGGCGCGATCTTCGGCGCCCACTTGCATGATCACCTGAAAACTGTCGACCGACGTGAAGATGGTCGCGATCTGCCGCTCGCCGAATGCCGAATACATGGCGCTGCGAATATCCTGAATGTTCACGCCCATGGCGTTGGCGCGGTCGCGGTCGATGTCGAACCGTGCCTGCAAGCCTTTCAACTGCGCGTCGCTGGTGACATCGCGGAACAGCGGATCCGTGCGCATGAGGTTGATCATGCCGTCGGCGGCACTGCGCAGCGCGGCATTGTCGACGCTCTTCAAAGAGTACTGGTATCGCGCCTTGCTGGGGCGGCCGCCCAATCGCAGATTCTGCAATGGATTGGGAAATACATTGACGCCCGCAATCGCACGTGTCTCGCGCCGCAGCGATTCAACGACCTTTGACATGGACGGTCGCTGGCCGCGCGGTTTGAGTGTCACAAAGATGCGTCCGGAATTTCCGTCGAACGCATTGACGATCACGGTATCGGTGGCAGGATTGGCGCGAATGACCTCGCCGGTTCGTTGTAACAATTCACTCATTGCCGGGAAAGAAATATCTTCCACCGCCTCGACCGTGATGAGCATTTGACCGATATCCTCTTCCGGAAAAAAACCCTTCGGCAATAGATAGAACAGAAAGCCGGTCGCCACAAAGGTGGCGAGGGCAACACCCAGCACGACGCGCCTGCGCGCCAGCGCCGCGTCCAGCGTGCGCTCGTAGCGCCCGAGAACCCATTTGAAGACTCGCTCGAACCAGGCGGTCCAGCGTTCCGCGACATTCGCACCCGCACTGGCGTCATGCAGTTTCAGGAAGCGGCTCGCCAACATCGGGATCAGCGTCAGCGAGACCATGGCGGACACCATCACGGCAACACCGACGACCACGGCGAACTCGTGAAATAAAAGTCCGATCACGCCCGGCATGAAGAAGATCGGGATGAACACTGCCACCAGCGAGATCGAAATCGAGACGATGGTAAAGGTCATTTCGCGCGAGCCCTGCAGGGCGGCCTGCATCGGCTCCATGCCTTCTTCCATATGGCGGACGATATTTTCCAGCACCACGATGGCATCGTCCACCACCAGGCCGACGGCGAGCGTGATGGCCAGCAGTGAAATGTTATCGAGGCTGTAGCCAAGCCAGTAGACGACGGCCAGCGTGCCGAACAGGGAAATCGGCAATGACAGCGCCGGAATGATGGTGGCCATGACGTGCCGCAGGAAGAGGAAGATCACCAGTACCACCAGTGCCACGGTCAGGCCCAGGGTCAGTTTCACATCGTGGATCGCGTCGCGGATCGACTGCGAGCGGTCATTGCGCAATTTCACTTCCACCGAAGATGGCAATTGCTCGACCAGTCGCGGCAGCATCGCCTTGATGGTATCAACCGTCGCCACCGTGTTGGCATCCGGCTGGCGGCGTATAGACATGGTGATCGCGCGCTCGCCGTTGGCCCAACTCGCCGTCTTGACGGATTCCACACTGTCTTCCACTTGTGCAATATCGCCGAGCCGCACCGGACCGGCCGCGGTGGTGGCGATGATCAGATTGGAAAATTCGGCTGCACGCGTGAGTTGGCGATTGGCGGTGATGACGAGCGTCTGGCGCGCGCCTTCGAGCGTGCCCACCGGTGTATTGGCGTTCGCCGCGCGCACGGCGGCGGATACATCGTCCAGCGTCAGGCCGCGCGCGGCGGTTGCTTCCGGATCGACGCGCATGCGGATCGCGAATTTCTTCTGGCCATTGATGTCCACTTGCGCGACACCTGGCAGCGTAGATAACGACGGCAGGATCAGGTTTTCGGCATAGCTGTTCAATTCCGACAGCGGCATCGATGGCGAAATCAGGGTGAGAAACAGAACGGGCGAATCCGCGGGGTTGACCTTGCGATACGATGGCAGCGTGGTCATTTCAATCGGCAGCGCCCGCTGTGCGCGCAGCAGCGCGGCCTGCACGTCCACTGACGCGGCATCGATATTGCGGCCCTGATCGAACTCCAGCGTAATTTGGGTATTGCCAAGGCTACTGGTCGAACTCATGGTGTTCACGCCAGCGATGGTCGAGAACTGGCGTTCGAGTGGTGTGGCCACCGAAGAGGCCATTGTCTCCGGACTGGCGCCGGGTAAAACCGCCGACACCTGAATGGTCGGCGTGTCGTATTGAGGCAATGCGGCGATGGGAATGTTGTTGTAAGCGAGTACGCCCGCGACAATCACTGCCGCATTGAGCAGCACCGTCATGATCGGACGGCGAATGCAGAGTTCGGAGATATTCATGGGGGCCTCCTCGTCATTTCTTGACAGGCTTGGCGAGGTCTGTCCCGGTGGGCACGCCGTCTGTGTTACCACCCGCAGTATCTTTTGCGGTGGGTCTGCCGGTTCCAGCCGATGCGGCTTCGACAATGGTGCTGTCCTTGCGCACGTTCTGCGCACCTTCCACCACCACGCGGACGCCGGCACTGATACCGTTGGCGCCCTTGATGGCCGCGAGCCCGGACTGGATCAATTCGACCTCGACCGGCGTCATGATTGCCTTGTTGCCCTCGCCGACGATATAGACGAACTTGCGTTCCGGGCCCGATTGCACCGCCTGAACCGGCACGACCAACGCGCCGGGCAGCGTGCGCGCGGTGAGCGAGACATTCACAAAACTCCCCGGCCACAGCAATCGCTCGCCGTTGGCAAACGCCGCTTTCATGGCGATGGTACCGCTGGCGCTGTCCACCGTGCTCTCAATGAACGTGAGCTTGCCGGAAAGTGTCTGTTTTTGCGGCGTGGTCAGTTCGATGGTGACCGCCAACGGACCCTTGGCCATTGCGCGCTGTACATACGAAAGCTCGCGTTCCGGCAACGCGAACGACACGCCGATCGGATCGATCTGGCTGACGGTCACCAGCGCCTGTGTATTGGGCTGAACCAGACTGCCGACGCGAACTGAAATGGCGCCGGTGCGGCCCGCGAATGGTGCGCGGATTTGCGTTAGCGTACGCGCGACGCGGCTTGCTTCCGCGGCGGCTTCGTCGACCGCCAGTTGCCCTTTCAACACATCGGCCTGGTTGATGGCGGTATCGAGCGCGGATTGGGAAATGAACTTTTGCAGAAACAGTTCTCGCTGACGCACCAGATTGCGCTCGGTATTGGCCAGGTCGCTCCTGGTCTTGATGACCTGTGCCTCAGCCTTGCGAAGATTGGCTTCTTCGGTACGCGCATCAAGGACAAATAGCAGGTCACCTTTGTTGACGGCTTGGCCCTCCGTGAAGTGAATTGACTGGATGGTGCTGGATACCTGGGCGCGGATGTCGACTGCCTGCAAGGCCACCACCGAGCCATTGGCGATGACCGTGACGGGTAGATCCTGCTGTTTCACCCGCGCCGTGGTCACCGAGACCGGCGGGCTCGCCGTGCGTCCGGCCGTCGTCGCCGCATCGGCGCGGCTGCTTAACCACCACCATGTGGCCGCAACGAGCAAAATGACGACCGTACCAAGGACAAACGCCCAACGGAAAGAAAGAAAACCAGGGTTACGTGAGGTACGTGAGGGAACGGCAGTCATGGCAAATCCAAAAGGTGGTGGCGCCGGGCATACATTGCCCGGTGAAGTATCGTTATTCTGCGGGAAAGTGCGCTTGCTTGCGATGACTAGCTACAAGCAAACGCGAGAATGACTGCGAATGACGCCGCCGGAATGGCAAGTGCTTTGGCATAATGGCTTATCTTTGGTTCACCAGCCGTCAACGATTCCCGCCTCCTTCAAGCATGCAAGACGATTTCGATTTCACCAAGCCCCCGTCCGCGGGGCCTGCCGCGCCGGCGGTTGCCCCAGCACGCTTCAATCCTGCGGTCAGCAAATTCTACGATGCAATCGTCGCCGCCAGACTTTTCCGGACATCGGGAAAATACGAACAATTTCCGGCTGGAACCACACTGTTCACGGAAAAAGAACGAGCGGGGCGGAAAGGGTTATTTGGCAAGCGTGTGGTACCCCGTATGTACCTGGTCGTCAGTGGCGACGTGACGTTGAGCGCCAACGGAAAATTGCTGGACATAATCAAGACGGGCGGAATTTTCGGCGAGATGGCGGTGATCGACGATTCACCAGCCGGCAGCACCCGCAGCGCGACCGCCACCACCAAGTCCGAATGCCACGCGTTTTCGCTGGATGCCGCGGAACTGCAGGCGGCGCTGCAATCCACCCCTGAATTCGCTTTGATGCTGATGAGCGTGATGTTTGACCGCCTGCGTTTCCTCGCGGCGCGGTTGACGGTGCGCAAAATTGCCCCGGGGGCACATACCGGGCGCGAAGGCGCCACATTTACAACGGAACTTTTGTCCCGGTTGAACGGTGCACTGCCGCACGCCACGACGGTTCGATTCGACGCCGGCAAGGCCATCATGCGTGAAGGTGAGCCCGGTGTATGCATGTACGTGGTCATGCAAGGCAAAGTGGGAATATTCATACGCGACAATGAAGTTGAGACGGTCATTGCCGGCGGAACCTTTGGTGAGATGGCACTGGTGGATCAATCCCCGCGCACCGCCAGCGCCATCTCCCAAACTGAGTGCGTGCTACTGTCGGTGAACCGCAATACA is a window encoding:
- a CDS encoding efflux RND transporter periplasmic adaptor subunit; the protein is MNSNEFRLKLVQWRWPALGAIVLLAAAGYWLIPKILGPSLPAFPVLRSELTQTVVASGHVESPSRIDIGSQITGEVTGVPVAEGQVVRAGQSLILLENSDEAAAVDQAKAAVNQAAARLRQIRELTTPIAEQTLAQAKATLANTQKQYERTKDLAGKGFIGKSQLDDAERNLQVAQSQVETAQLQVKSNRPAGTDYAIAQTNLQQARATLAAAQAKLGHTLIKAPIGGTLISRNVERGDVVQPGKVLMVLSPAGPTQLIVQIDEKNLRYLSLGQRAIGSADAYPGKRFPVELVYINPGVDATRGSVAVKLNVPAPPDYLRQDMTVSVDIEVARIANALSLAPEAIRDAAGVAPWVMLVADGRALKRRITLGVRGDKRVEILEGLVDGDLVLRATGNTITEGARVRPITVPSHMPSSSPPAAAK
- a CDS encoding peptidylprolyl isomerase, which gives rise to MIFILALPAVGEATTVRMQTSLGAIDILLYDTAAPRTVANFLTYVNSGAYRNSIIHRSVPGFVIQGGGFVWDDASATVVGVRENAPVANEFSAGRSNVRGTIAMAKLGSDPNSATSQWFINLGDNAANLDAQNGGFTVFGQVTPGSMAVADAIALLPLANAGSPFDSMPIVGTVTNNTIEKKNLVFVSTATAVPNSYQGLWWNANESGWGMSVTQHGNIIFAALYTYDAAGQPTWYVIPNCPVTNGTCSGAIYQVTGGTSPAVAWSAAGKAVAQVGTGTLTFASATAGNFNFTINNVAGSKSITLQPLATGTTAPAIDYTDLWWNPGEDGWGISLTQQYGIIFAAWYVYDATGKPVWYVVPNCPVSGAGCSGALYQVTGGEPLTAIWNGTNAASSVGSITFAFSGASAGTMNYTLNGVTSSRAIVRQAF
- a CDS encoding beta-lactamase family protein, which produces MRASTRATTAVLFAINLLTGCTHLPTPSPSPLDASRYAEIDIAVESFIARRQMPGAVFWLERNGVSYQKAFGRQTFEADANVTNLNTVFDAASLTKVIATAPSIMLLIEEGKVALDTPLIQYFPECSRGGKDAISVRHLLTHTSGLAAGLPAIPSWRGEMAAFNLACSQAVTHPPGSLFRYSDINFTLLGMLVQRVSGLPLNEFAAKRLYGPLRMRDTGYLPLERMATARIAPTQRMADPLAQSLHRDLHDGQVLQGVVHDPTVRFLGGVGGSAGVFTTASDLARFARMMLNEGELDGVRVLSRESVRLMSSVQSPSGSEWRRSAGWDIDSPYSRPRGSVFPIGSYGHTGFTGCILWIDPFSKTFFVFLSNRVYPNDKANILELYGKLGSAAAQAVAGFDFGHVAGALSPKPAPLAPALAPFPAPFPLPASSR
- a CDS encoding DUF924 domain-containing protein; amino-acid sequence: MITAPTLDAVAQDILTFWFGDGRIRGQSREQWFKKDAAFDEEIRTRFLAVYEQAVAGEFPHWKDQPLACLALIVTLDQFPRNMFRGTRRAFEADAMARKAARYALAKEYDRTLRPVERLFIYLPFEHSEHLPDQELCLRLMKELSGFRETRDLHVWAEKHLVIIRRFGRFPHRNEALSRRSTAEESEFLKQPGSGF
- a CDS encoding VOC family protein; its protein translation is MIGYVTLGTNDLARGAKFYDELLAVIGAKRFMESDRFIAWSVSPTTPSLGLIKPYDGKPATVGNGVMVALVVDSKEKVDALYKKAMALGAKDEGAPGPRFDGFYAAYFRDLDGNKLNFFFMG
- a CDS encoding cyclic nucleotide-binding domain-containing protein → MQDSFDPFKPSASGFYNPAVAKLFFESSGKSEEFAAGTTLFVENEKSSRQGLFTKPIGQALATPIDGALFAKPNIHRMYFLTDGEVALTTNGKPLVTIWPGDIFGEMAVISEIPSLSVSSARSATATASTDCRAWSLDGKEAEAGLAKTPEFALMLMSVMFERLRFLATRLAARSDTSGHRSNRSEPVFDGAMLSQLEQKLERATVVRFNQGAKIMIEGRPGTSMYVVLEGDVAVAIGIRIVEKLSAGGVFGEMALVDQSPRVATAVARTDCALLSINRAALIALVRSDPAIGMAMMRAVAARIRYMNSLFV
- a CDS encoding amino acid ABC transporter substrate-binding protein produces the protein MKRVLIAVFALIISGVHAQDLTGTLKKIKESNTIALGTRDTSLPFSYLDDKQQPIGYSIDLCNKIVDAIKSELNLPNLQVKLIPVISQTRVPLVSNGTVDLECGSTTNTLTRQKQVEFSHITFVGGTRLLVKANSGIKEVEDLKGKTISVSQGTTNERIIKSISEQKQLGIKILNVKDHGEGFIALETGRVQANVSDDIQLLALAANAKRPQDFAVVGRQLSYEPFGLMFRRGDADFKLMVNKTLSGLFRSGEIEKIYNKWFTPLGAPISETLRTAFAIQALPE